From a region of the Streptococcus ruminantium genome:
- a CDS encoding sucrose-6-phosphate hydrolase, whose protein sequence is MAFTTEERYRAYADWTPEHIEKIKKNTDSSPWRTHFHIEPPHGLLNDPNGFSYFNGKWTLFYQYFPFGAAHGLKSWVHTESTDLVHFEKTGTIIYPDTPLDSHGAYSGSAMEFGDKLFLFYTGNVRDENWIRHPYQIGALMDKDGKIEKLDRILIDQPEDTTDHFRDPQIFNYKGQYYAIVGGQNLNKKGIVKLYKAENNSYLDWSFVGDLDFANDGTAYMMECPNIAFVGEQPILLYCPQGLDKSVLDYGNIYPNMYKIGQSFDPETATIIDPSELFKLDDGFECYATQLFNAPDGRVLSISWLALPDVEYPTDAYDYQGCLSLVKELSIKDGKLYQYPVEAITSLRQEALPFASQKETNNIYELELHFAANSQHEIVLFANEKNKGLVLQVDTEKGKITLERGNCGQPFALDFGTKRSCEVEAGAIAATIFIDKSVFEIFINKGEKVFSGRVFPDADQNGIAITAGNPTGTYYHLDYGRKTN, encoded by the coding sequence ATGGCATTTACAACAGAGGAACGCTACAGAGCTTATGCTGACTGGACACCCGAACATATTGAAAAAATAAAAAAAAATACAGATAGCTCCCCTTGGAGAACCCATTTTCATATTGAGCCACCACACGGACTTTTAAATGACCCCAACGGCTTCTCCTATTTCAATGGAAAATGGACCCTTTTTTACCAATACTTTCCATTTGGTGCAGCTCACGGTCTCAAATCATGGGTTCATACCGAATCAACCGATCTAGTCCACTTTGAAAAAACTGGAACAATTATCTATCCTGATACACCACTTGATAGCCACGGAGCCTACTCTGGTTCTGCCATGGAATTTGGTGACAAACTCTTTCTTTTTTATACAGGAAACGTTCGTGATGAAAACTGGATCCGCCATCCTTACCAAATCGGTGCTTTGATGGATAAAGACGGTAAGATTGAAAAATTAGATAGGATTCTGATTGACCAACCGGAAGATACGACCGATCATTTCCGTGATCCGCAAATCTTCAACTACAAAGGGCAATATTATGCCATTGTTGGCGGACAAAATTTGAATAAAAAGGGAATTGTTAAGCTATATAAAGCTGAAAATAATAGCTACCTTGACTGGTCTTTCGTTGGTGATTTGGATTTTGCTAATGATGGGACCGCTTATATGATGGAATGCCCTAACATTGCCTTTGTCGGTGAGCAACCTATCCTCCTCTACTGTCCACAAGGTCTGGATAAGTCTGTTTTGGACTACGGAAACATTTATCCAAATATGTACAAGATCGGACAAAGCTTTGACCCGGAGACGGCCACCATTATCGATCCGAGTGAGTTGTTCAAACTTGATGATGGTTTTGAGTGCTACGCAACACAGCTCTTTAATGCCCCCGATGGGCGAGTCCTATCTATCAGCTGGCTAGCATTGCCAGATGTCGAATATCCCACAGACGCTTATGATTACCAAGGTTGTTTGTCATTGGTAAAAGAGTTGTCTATCAAGGATGGAAAGCTTTACCAGTACCCTGTTGAAGCTATCACCAGTCTTCGACAAGAAGCTCTTCCATTTGCTTCGCAGAAGGAAACCAATAATATTTACGAATTGGAGTTGCACTTTGCAGCCAATAGCCAACATGAAATCGTGTTATTCGCAAATGAGAAAAACAAAGGATTGGTCTTGCAAGTGGATACTGAGAAGGGGAAAATCACCTTAGAGCGTGGCAACTGTGGTCAACCGTTTGCTCTTGACTTCGGGACGAAACGCTCTTGTGAGGTTGAAGCAGGAGCCATTGCTGCCACTATCTTCATAGACAAATCTGTCTTTGAAATCTTTATCAATAAAGGAGAAAAAGTATTTTCTGGTCGTGTCTTTCCAGATGCGGATCAAAATGGTATTGCTATTACTGCTGGCAATCCAACCGGAACCTACTACCATTTAGATTATGGTCGCAAAACTAACTGA
- the acpS gene encoding holo-ACP synthase, with protein sequence MIVGHGIDLQEIDAIDRARLRHTEFPKKILTERELERYQSLHGRRQLEYLAGRWVAKEAFSKAWGTGIGKLGFQDIEVLNTSKGVPYIAKSPFNGQIWISISHSGNFVQASVILEEKDD encoded by the coding sequence ATGATAGTAGGACATGGAATAGATCTTCAGGAAATAGATGCTATCGACCGCGCCAGACTCAGGCATACAGAGTTTCCAAAAAAGATTCTCACAGAAAGAGAATTGGAGAGGTACCAAAGTTTGCACGGTCGCCGTCAGTTAGAATATTTAGCTGGTCGTTGGGTAGCAAAGGAAGCATTTTCTAAGGCTTGGGGAACAGGCATTGGAAAGTTAGGATTTCAAGATATTGAAGTTTTAAATACTAGCAAGGGAGTTCCTTATATAGCAAAAAGCCCCTTTAATGGGCAAATTTGGATTAGTATTAGTCATTCGGGAAATTTTGTACAAGCCAGTGTCATTTTGGAGGAGAAAGATGATTGA
- the secA gene encoding preprotein translocase subunit SecA: MVTNVLRSLVENDKGELRKLEKMADKVLSYADKMEALTDEQLQAKTAEFKERYHNGESLDDLLYEAYAVVREGARRVLGLYPYKVQVMGGIVLHNGDVPEMRTGEGKTLTATMPVYLNALSGQGVHVVTVNEYLSTRDATEMGELYSWLGLSVGINLAAKSPLEKREAYNCDITYSTNSEIGFDYLRDNMVVRAEDMVQRPLNYALVDEVDSILIDEARTPLIVSGAQGSETNQLYFLADNLVKSLATEDYIIDVPSKTISLSDSGIDKAEKFFKLDNLYDIENVAITHFLDNALRANYIMTYDVDYLVNEDQEVMIIDPFTGRTMEGRRYSDGLHQAIEAKEGVPVQNESKTSASITYQNLFRMYKKLAGMTGTGKTEEEEFREIYNIRVVPIPTNRPIARIDHEDLLYPNLEYKFNAVIADVKRRYEKGQPVLVGTVAVETSDLISRKLVAAGVPHEVLNAKNHYREAQIIMNAGQRGAVTIATNMAGRGTDIKLGPGVRELGGLCVIGTERHESRRIDNQLRGRSGRQGDPGESQFYLSLEDDLMKRFGSERIKVFMERMNLTEEESVIKSKMLTRQVESAQKRVEGNNYDSRKQVLQYDDVMREQREIIYRQRQDVITADRDLAPEIKSMIKRTIERQVESHFLSSKAEAVEGIIKFAHATLVEDDTLSVEAFEALNQKEIIEELYQRALKVYDSQVKKLRDEERVREFQKVLILRVVDNKWTDHIDALDQLRNAVSLRGYAQNNPIVEYQSEAFMMFNDMIGAIEFEVTRLMMKAQIHDNIERERASQEAHTTAVKNIMPAQSKTVQENVSFEGVERNNPCPCQSGKKFKNCHGRK, translated from the coding sequence ATGGTAACAAATGTACTTCGTTCTCTCGTTGAAAATGATAAGGGAGAGCTGAGAAAACTAGAAAAAATGGCAGACAAGGTCTTATCGTATGCCGATAAAATGGAAGCCTTGACTGATGAACAACTACAAGCTAAGACAGCAGAATTTAAAGAACGCTATCACAATGGTGAGTCCTTGGACGATCTCTTGTATGAAGCTTACGCGGTAGTACGTGAGGGAGCTAGACGTGTGCTAGGACTCTACCCATATAAAGTTCAGGTTATGGGAGGAATTGTTCTTCACAATGGGGATGTTCCAGAAATGCGTACAGGTGAAGGTAAGACTTTGACTGCAACTATGCCCGTGTACTTGAATGCCTTGTCTGGTCAAGGGGTGCATGTAGTAACGGTTAACGAATATCTATCTACTCGTGATGCGACCGAGATGGGTGAATTGTACTCATGGCTAGGACTATCCGTTGGTATTAACTTGGCTGCCAAGTCACCATTAGAAAAGCGTGAAGCCTACAACTGTGATATTACTTACTCGACCAACTCAGAAATTGGTTTTGATTATCTCCGTGATAATATGGTCGTTCGCGCCGAGGATATGGTGCAACGTCCTCTCAACTACGCTTTGGTCGATGAGGTAGACTCTATCTTGATTGATGAAGCTCGTACCCCTTTGATTGTATCGGGAGCACAGGGATCAGAAACCAACCAACTGTATTTCTTGGCAGATAATCTAGTTAAGTCCTTGGCGACAGAAGATTACATTATTGATGTTCCTTCTAAGACAATCAGTTTGTCTGACTCAGGTATCGACAAGGCAGAAAAGTTTTTCAAGCTTGATAATCTCTATGATATTGAAAATGTAGCGATTACTCACTTCTTGGATAACGCCCTTCGTGCTAACTATATCATGACCTATGATGTAGACTACTTGGTAAATGAAGACCAAGAGGTAATGATTATCGATCCATTTACAGGTCGTACTATGGAAGGTCGTCGCTATTCTGATGGACTCCACCAAGCAATCGAAGCCAAAGAGGGAGTTCCGGTTCAGAATGAGTCTAAGACAAGTGCCTCCATCACCTACCAAAATCTTTTCCGTATGTACAAGAAGTTAGCTGGGATGACTGGTACCGGTAAGACGGAAGAAGAAGAGTTTCGTGAAATTTACAACATTCGTGTTGTACCAATTCCAACCAACCGTCCGATTGCCCGTATTGACCATGAAGATTTACTTTATCCAAATTTGGAATACAAGTTTAATGCAGTTATCGCAGATGTGAAGAGACGCTATGAAAAGGGGCAACCTGTTCTAGTTGGTACAGTAGCTGTTGAAACTTCTGATTTGATTTCACGCAAACTGGTAGCTGCTGGCGTTCCTCACGAGGTCTTGAACGCAAAAAACCACTATCGTGAAGCACAAATTATCATGAATGCAGGTCAGCGTGGTGCTGTGACGATTGCGACCAACATGGCTGGACGTGGTACAGACATCAAGCTGGGGCCTGGTGTACGTGAGCTTGGTGGTCTATGTGTTATCGGTACAGAGCGCCATGAAAGTCGTCGTATTGACAATCAGCTTCGTGGTCGTTCGGGCCGTCAAGGTGATCCAGGTGAGTCGCAATTCTACCTATCCCTTGAAGATGACTTGATGAAGCGCTTTGGTTCAGAGCGAATCAAGGTATTTATGGAACGAATGAACTTGACAGAAGAAGAATCTGTTATCAAGTCTAAAATGTTGACACGTCAGGTTGAGTCAGCTCAGAAGCGTGTTGAAGGAAATAACTATGACTCACGTAAACAAGTCCTTCAATATGATGATGTGATGCGTGAACAGCGTGAAATTATCTATCGTCAGCGCCAAGACGTTATTACAGCAGATCGTGATTTGGCTCCTGAAATTAAGTCTATGATTAAACGGACAATCGAACGTCAGGTAGAGAGTCATTTCCTCAGCTCAAAAGCAGAAGCAGTTGAAGGAATTATCAAATTTGCTCATGCAACCTTGGTTGAAGATGATACGTTAAGTGTGGAGGCCTTTGAAGCACTCAATCAGAAAGAAATCATCGAAGAATTGTATCAACGTGCTTTGAAAGTCTACGATTCACAAGTTAAGAAGCTCCGTGATGAAGAACGTGTACGTGAATTTCAAAAAGTTCTCATTCTTCGTGTTGTGGATAACAAGTGGACAGATCATATTGATGCCTTGGATCAATTGCGTAATGCAGTCAGTCTTCGTGGTTATGCTCAAAACAACCCAATTGTTGAGTACCAATCAGAAGCCTTTATGATGTTTAATGACATGATTGGGGCAATCGAGTTTGAAGTGACTCGTCTGATGATGAAGGCGCAAATTCACGACAATATCGAACGTGAACGTGCAAGCCAAGAGGCTCATACCACAGCTGTTAAGAATATTATGCCGGCTCAGTCTAAGACTGTTCAGGAGAATGTATCTTTTGAGGGTGTGGAGCGAAACAATCCTTGTCCATGCCAGTCTGGTAAGAAATTTAAAAATTGTCACGGCCGCAAATAG
- the alr gene encoding alanine racemase translates to MIESEHRPTRVRVNLDAIAGNLEQVMTNLPPKTEAFAVVKANAYGHGAVAVAKKLSNQVAGFCVSNLDEALELRQAGIEHPILILGVVPVRFLSLAHQLNISITVASLAWLEETKQLELDLSGLTVHLKIDTGMGRIGFRSVEELLQAIDLLDELQYDVEGIFTHFATADEVEQAHFHQQLSKFKDYLAAIPFTPRWIHASNSAASIWHAETVFNLVRLGDILYGLNPSGRILELPFEVQPALALVSEIIHIKQIEVGTTIGYGGTYESQEPEWIATVPIGYADGLVRNLQGYCVLVDGQRCEIVGRVSMDQITIRLPQAYPLGQPVTLIGQDGNSTISVQDWADYIGTINYEVVCLLTDRLPRMFE, encoded by the coding sequence ATGATTGAAAGTGAACATCGACCCACACGGGTTCGAGTTAATTTGGACGCCATTGCAGGAAATTTAGAACAAGTCATGACGAACCTACCACCTAAAACGGAAGCTTTTGCAGTAGTTAAGGCAAATGCCTACGGTCATGGAGCTGTCGCTGTAGCGAAAAAGCTCTCAAATCAAGTGGCTGGTTTCTGTGTATCAAATTTAGATGAGGCTTTAGAATTACGTCAGGCAGGTATTGAGCACCCCATACTTATTTTAGGTGTGGTACCTGTACGATTTTTGTCCCTTGCTCATCAACTGAATATTAGCATCACAGTTGCAAGTCTAGCATGGCTGGAAGAGACGAAGCAGTTAGAGTTAGACCTATCAGGACTGACTGTTCATTTAAAGATTGATACAGGGATGGGGCGGATTGGTTTTAGAAGTGTAGAAGAACTGCTACAGGCTATAGACTTGTTAGATGAGTTGCAGTACGATGTTGAAGGCATCTTTACCCATTTTGCAACGGCTGATGAAGTGGAACAGGCTCATTTTCATCAGCAGCTATCTAAGTTTAAAGATTACCTAGCCGCTATTCCCTTCACTCCTCGCTGGATACATGCAAGTAATTCGGCAGCAAGTATTTGGCATGCGGAGACGGTTTTTAATCTGGTCCGTTTGGGGGATATTCTCTACGGTTTAAATCCAAGCGGTCGGATCTTAGAACTTCCTTTTGAAGTGCAGCCGGCTCTGGCACTGGTTTCGGAGATTATTCATATCAAGCAGATTGAAGTTGGTACAACGATTGGTTATGGGGGGACTTATGAGAGTCAAGAACCAGAATGGATTGCCACAGTTCCGATTGGCTATGCAGATGGTTTAGTTCGCAATTTACAAGGCTACTGTGTCCTAGTTGATGGTCAACGCTGTGAGATTGTAGGGCGCGTTTCAATGGACCAAATCACTATCCGCTTGCCTCAAGCCTATCCTTTAGGGCAACCGGTTACTCTTATTGGTCAAGATGGAAATTCTACCATATCTGTTCAAGATTGGGCTGATTATATAGGCACCATAAACTATGAAGTGGTTTGTCTCCTGACGGATCGCTTACCACGAATGTTTGAGTAG
- the scrK gene encoding fructokinase ScrK, whose amino-acid sequence MTKLYGSLEAGGTKFVCAVGDENFQIIEKTQFPTTSPYETIERTVEFFKRYEERLAGIAIGSFGPIDIDQNSQTYGYITSTPKPHWSNIDLLGLIAKEFTIPFYFTTDVNSSAFGEALVRKGVNSLVYYTIGTGIGAGAIQNGEFIGGMGHTEAGHTYVALHPYDVKHEFNGVCPFHKGCLEGMAAGPSLEGRTGIRGEMIELNSDVWDVQAYYIAQAAVQATLLYRPQVIVFGGGVMAQEHMLNRVRTKFVGLMNNYLPIPDVKEYIVTPAVAENGSATLGNFALAKQVAERMNRI is encoded by the coding sequence ATGACGAAACTATACGGTAGCTTGGAAGCTGGCGGAACAAAGTTTGTTTGTGCGGTAGGTGATGAGAACTTCCAAATTATTGAGAAAACACAATTTCCAACGACAAGTCCCTATGAGACGATTGAGCGTACGGTAGAGTTTTTTAAACGCTATGAGGAGCGTCTGGCAGGTATTGCTATCGGTTCATTTGGACCGATTGACATTGATCAAAATTCCCAGACCTACGGTTACATCACTTCGACACCAAAACCACACTGGTCTAATATTGACTTACTTGGTTTGATTGCTAAGGAATTTACTATTCCATTTTACTTTACGACGGATGTAAATTCTTCTGCCTTCGGTGAAGCCTTGGTGCGTAAAGGTGTGAACAGTCTAGTTTACTACACAATTGGTACAGGAATTGGTGCAGGCGCTATACAAAATGGAGAATTTATCGGAGGAATGGGGCACACAGAAGCAGGTCATACCTACGTAGCCCTTCACCCCTATGATGTTAAACATGAATTTAATGGTGTTTGTCCATTCCACAAGGGATGTCTGGAAGGGATGGCAGCAGGTCCATCCCTTGAGGGACGTACAGGTATCCGTGGTGAAATGATTGAACTCAATTCAGATGTATGGGATGTGCAAGCTTATTACATTGCTCAAGCAGCGGTGCAAGCGACCCTCCTTTATCGCCCTCAAGTCATTGTATTTGGTGGTGGCGTGATGGCGCAAGAACATATGCTGAATCGTGTCCGCACGAAATTTGTTGGCTTGATGAATAACTATCTACCAATCCCAGATGTGAAGGAATATATTGTTACTCCAGCCGTTGCTGAGAATGGTTCTGCTACTCTCGGTAACTTTGCCTTGGCAAAACAAGTTGCTGAAAGGATGAATAGAATCTGA
- a CDS encoding aspartate kinase, whose amino-acid sequence MKVVKFGGSSLASASQLEKVFNIVQSDPERRFVVVSAPGKRNAKDTKVTDALIKYYKEYVSGKDVTASQEWIINRYQAMVDELGFTAKSMKKITDSIISLATLPIDDNEFLYDSFLAAGEDNNAKLIAEYFTHKGLSARYTHPKKAGIIVSSEPGNARILPSSYDKIEELRNADEVLIIPGFFGVTVNNEICTFSRGGSDITGSIVAAGVKADLYENFTDVDGIFVAHPGIINKPHSIKELTYREMRELAYAGFSVLHDEALLPAYRGRIPLVIKNTNNPSHPGTQVVHKHSDTEKTVPVVGIAADDNFVSINMSKYLMNREVGFGRKVLQILEELNIRWEHMPTGIDDLSIVLRERELTPIKEEEILRQLKTKLEVDKAEIEHDLSIIMIVGENMKSHVGVTATATTALSKQNVNLAMISQGASEVSVMFVVKTEEKERALHALYKAFFTKN is encoded by the coding sequence ATGAAAGTTGTCAAATTTGGCGGAAGCTCACTAGCTTCTGCAAGTCAGTTGGAAAAGGTATTCAACATTGTTCAATCGGATCCTGAACGTCGTTTCGTTGTTGTATCTGCTCCTGGAAAGCGCAATGCAAAAGATACTAAGGTTACCGACGCTTTAATCAAGTACTACAAAGAGTACGTCAGCGGTAAAGATGTTACAGCCAGTCAAGAATGGATTATCAACCGCTACCAAGCCATGGTTGATGAACTGGGCTTCACTGCCAAAAGCATGAAGAAAATCACTGACAGTATCATTTCCTTAGCAACTCTTCCAATTGATGACAACGAATTTCTTTATGACTCATTTTTAGCTGCTGGTGAAGATAATAACGCCAAATTGATTGCTGAATATTTTACCCATAAGGGTCTATCAGCTCGCTATACACATCCAAAAAAGGCTGGTATTATCGTCAGTTCCGAACCGGGAAATGCTCGTATTCTTCCTTCCAGTTATGATAAGATTGAAGAACTTCGCAATGCAGACGAGGTTCTCATCATTCCAGGCTTCTTTGGCGTCACTGTAAACAATGAAATCTGTACCTTCTCTCGTGGTGGTTCAGACATCACAGGTTCTATCGTTGCTGCTGGAGTAAAAGCTGATCTCTATGAAAACTTTACAGATGTAGATGGCATCTTCGTTGCCCATCCAGGAATTATCAACAAGCCTCATTCCATCAAGGAACTAACTTATCGTGAAATGCGAGAACTAGCCTATGCAGGATTTTCTGTTCTCCACGACGAGGCACTTCTACCTGCATACCGAGGTCGTATCCCCCTAGTCATAAAAAATACCAACAATCCAAGCCACCCCGGTACTCAGGTTGTCCATAAACATTCAGATACTGAGAAAACTGTACCTGTTGTCGGTATAGCTGCTGATGATAACTTCGTCAGCATCAACATGTCTAAGTACTTGATGAACCGTGAAGTTGGCTTTGGTCGCAAGGTCCTTCAAATTCTTGAAGAGTTAAATATCCGTTGGGAGCATATGCCAACTGGTATTGATGATCTATCTATCGTCCTTCGTGAGCGCGAATTAACTCCTATAAAAGAAGAAGAAATTCTTCGTCAGCTCAAGACAAAGTTGGAAGTTGATAAGGCAGAAATCGAACATGATCTCTCTATCATCATGATTGTTGGCGAAAACATGAAGAGCCATGTCGGCGTAACCGCCACTGCCACAACTGCCCTCTCCAAACAGAATGTTAACTTAGCTATGATTTCCCAAGGAGCAAGTGAAGTTTCTGTTATGTTCGTTGTCAAGACTGAGGAGAAAGAACGTGCCCTACATGCTCTTTACAAAGCCTTTTTCACTAAAAACTAA
- a CDS encoding sucrose-specific PTS transporter subunit IIBC, whose amino-acid sequence MNNTEIAKKVIDALGGRENVRSVAHCATRLRVMVVDESKIDKDTVEEIEKVQGAFFNSGQYQIIFGTGTVNKIYDEVVALGLPTSSTSEQKAEAAKQGNWFQRAIRTFGDVFVPIIPAIVATGLFMGLRGMFAAFGMPLEGDIATYSQILTDTAFIVLPALVVWSTFRVFGGNPTIGIVLGMMLIAGQLPNAWDIVSGKDIKPMEFFGFIPVVGLQGSVLPAFIIGLVGAKFEKVVRKVVPDVLDLLVTPFVTLLVMSILGLFVIGPVFHVVENYILAGTKALLALPFGLGGLLIGGIHQVIVVSGVHHIFNMLEIQLTSSSLAETGMAANPFNAIITAAMTAQGAATVAIGVKTKNAKLKTLAFPAALSAFLGITEPAIFGVNLRFRKPFFLSLIAGAIGGAFASILGLAGTGSGVTIIPGATLYVENGQLLQYILMVAVSFALGFALTYFFGYEDEEKDVKKPSVLVAETPVTTVAEVAEETLLSPLSGDVVALETVNDPVFSSGAMGKGLAVKPTEGLVYAPADAEVTIAFETGHAYGLKTASGAELLIHIGIDTVSMNGDGFEKLVAAGSKVKAGDPIAKFDAAKIAAAGLDDTTMVIVTNTADFAEVTPLAQGTISYGGDFLKVVR is encoded by the coding sequence ATGAATAATACAGAAATTGCAAAAAAAGTCATTGACGCTCTTGGTGGACGTGAAAATGTGCGTAGTGTTGCCCACTGTGCGACTCGTCTTCGTGTGATGGTCGTCGATGAAAGTAAAATTGATAAGGATACAGTTGAAGAAATTGAAAAAGTACAAGGTGCTTTCTTTAACTCTGGTCAATACCAAATCATCTTTGGTACAGGTACAGTAAACAAAATCTACGACGAAGTTGTAGCCTTAGGTCTTCCAACTTCATCAACTTCTGAACAAAAAGCAGAAGCTGCTAAGCAAGGAAACTGGTTCCAACGTGCGATCCGTACTTTTGGTGATGTCTTTGTTCCAATCATCCCAGCTATCGTAGCAACAGGTCTTTTCATGGGACTTCGTGGTATGTTTGCAGCCTTTGGAATGCCTTTGGAAGGCGATATAGCTACTTATTCTCAAATCTTAACAGATACAGCCTTCATTGTATTGCCAGCTTTGGTAGTATGGTCAACCTTCCGCGTATTCGGTGGAAATCCAACAATCGGTATTGTTCTTGGTATGATGTTAATTGCTGGTCAATTACCAAATGCTTGGGATATTGTTTCTGGTAAAGATATTAAACCAATGGAATTCTTCGGATTTATCCCAGTTGTTGGTTTGCAAGGTTCAGTGTTGCCTGCTTTCATTATTGGTTTGGTTGGTGCAAAGTTTGAAAAGGTTGTCCGTAAAGTGGTTCCAGATGTCCTTGACCTCTTGGTAACACCATTTGTAACTCTTTTAGTAATGTCTATCCTTGGACTCTTTGTGATTGGTCCAGTTTTCCACGTTGTTGAAAACTACATCTTAGCTGGTACAAAAGCTCTCCTAGCTTTACCATTTGGTTTAGGTGGCTTGCTTATCGGTGGTATTCACCAAGTTATCGTGGTTTCAGGGGTTCACCATATCTTTAACATGCTTGAAATCCAATTGACAAGTAGCTCATTAGCGGAGACTGGTATGGCTGCTAACCCATTCAATGCTATTATTACAGCAGCGATGACAGCACAAGGTGCAGCTACTGTTGCAATTGGTGTGAAAACGAAGAATGCTAAGTTGAAAACTCTTGCTTTCCCTGCAGCTCTTTCTGCCTTCCTCGGTATTACTGAGCCAGCAATCTTCGGTGTCAACTTACGTTTCCGTAAGCCATTCTTCCTTTCATTGATTGCTGGTGCTATCGGTGGTGCCTTTGCTTCAATTCTTGGCCTTGCTGGTACAGGTTCTGGTGTTACAATTATCCCAGGTGCCACATTATACGTTGAAAATGGTCAATTGCTTCAGTATATCCTCATGGTAGCTGTGTCATTTGCTCTTGGTTTTGCCTTGACATACTTCTTTGGTTATGAAGATGAGGAAAAAGATGTAAAAAAGCCTAGTGTCCTTGTAGCAGAAACTCCAGTAACAACTGTTGCAGAAGTAGCTGAAGAAACTCTTCTATCTCCACTTTCAGGCGATGTAGTTGCGCTTGAAACTGTCAATGATCCAGTATTCTCTTCAGGTGCTATGGGGAAAGGCTTGGCTGTTAAGCCAACTGAAGGTCTTGTTTATGCACCAGCAGATGCAGAAGTGACGATCGCTTTTGAAACTGGTCATGCTTATGGTTTGAAAACAGCTTCAGGTGCGGAACTCCTAATCCATATTGGTATCGACACAGTTTCGATGAATGGTGATGGTTTTGAAAAACTGGTTGCAGCCGGTAGCAAGGTAAAAGCAGGTGATCCAATCGCTAAATTTGATGCAGCTAAGATTGCGGCAGCAGGTTTGGATGACACAACGATGGTTATCGTGACAAATACAGCCGATTTTGCAGAAGTAACCCCACTTGCTCAAGGTACCATTAGCTATGGTGGAGACTTCTTGAAAGTTGTAAGATAA